A region of the Glycine max cultivar Williams 82 unplaced genomic scaffold, Glycine_max_v4.0 scaffold_498, whole genome shotgun sequence genome:
gatacGCGACATAAATATTATCCATAAGTAAGCCTTAATAAACTGAATATCATACATTACGCCATGAATGTCAAATTACAAATATACAACAAAGGCTTAATAAACGAAGACATGCAAATCATTCATTTTGGTGTCCGTGATGtcgtgaggatgtgccacatggtcgatcccatcttcgtgcttggcgatcaggatttcttctgcccCGATGCCTCCCCGCTTCTTCTTCGTCAGCCTCCGCAGAAAATGCGTGCCGCAAATCAACACCGAATAAGTCACCCGTATTAGGTATTGGTCCCGGTACATTCCATTGTGTTCCTAACggggcattaggtgttggaattgggccatgatattgctgtgaaggggtcattgtgggccatgaaaaatgagcttgtgtttccgcaacaccaccgaACGATTGCTGGCTTGCAGAAGTATCAGTGTGATGACCCTGAAAAGGATATTGATACATCTGGGTCGGATACTCAGCAAATGTttgtggcgtgtaatacattccatggccacgctccgccatttgttgggaatattcttCCGCTTCAACAATGTCCCTTCTTCTGTCTATCCCCTGAGTTTCAATACTTGactgaagcatgtgaaactgttgtgcaggaaattgacgctctgatgcgggaccatgtgacactggctcagtgactctctcttgctcttcggataaaattgtaattttttccacataaggcacgagatcatcaaatGTGCATGTAttcctcccttgaggagacACCATGTATTGTAATGCCTCCGCAACTTCACCCTGCATTTATAAGGGTAAGAAAATTAATggccatcattaaataaaagttcaagttaaaatttgaaaaaaatttaaaaataccaatgtagccGTCTTTGCATTTGCTgggtcaacaaacatctttgtctttcgcctataccagaccatgtagtccgagttaaaactcaataggccTTCTTGTCGGGGATAAGCGTCGACCCTAAATGCATGGCGATTATTCCACTGATCAATCATTGGGGCGAACAATTGCCCCCAATTTTCGTCATGTTTCCCTTTCAATGTTATGCCATGAATGTTTAAGGGTTGTGAAGGAGACTCTGGAATTGGCTGTTGCATCCCAAATTGTCTCAATACTCTGtccggttggtgccactcaataacttggaaacaaattagtggcaccaccgcgTACCACGCGAGACTTCCGACTAAACAAACGGGAGGCAACAGTGATATTACGGTTGATGGGTACGGCTCCcacacaaactgcatataacaacatagttatgaacattttagtaaaataacacatataattttttattttacaaatagaaTAACATCTTCTTACCTCATGACGTTTCATAATATCTAACTTGCGACGAAAAACTCTCACATCATCATTGCCGATATGttggtttccacgtcgcagccacctacaaagattaaaatttaatatatgctAAAACCATTTATTCTATTGAAATGAAAGACGCTGCTAAAAATTACTAACCTATGCCCCAGTGGTGTATTTTCTACTTGGgaaggagtcctctttggagccaaggttggacatcgttcccatgcccacatttgtagtaagatgcacatacctccgattgatttagttttataatcggtGGCATTGCACATCTCTCTGTATAGAAAACCAAGTACggcagctccccatgcatatctgccacattcttcaaagtcacgtaaaaattgaaggtatCTTAGCGAAACTTTGTTACTGCTTTTATCAACGAACAAGACACCTCCAATGAATCTCAATATCCATGCACGGGCAAACCTTCGTACTTGTTCTTCGTCGTCGTCATTATTTATTTGGgcaaaatggtgagccagccaacttaatttaaccacactacctctaatttcatcttcttgtggtctgactcccaataattcctcacataaatcagcccaatcaagatttgttggaccGATTAATGGTAAACCATCCACACTTATACCTAACAATACAGAGACGTCTTGGAGAGTAATAGTACATtctccgcatctcatgtgaaaggtatgtgtttctggcctccatctttcaatcagAGCACTAATTAATgaggcatttatttttaagtacccCATCTTGATAATCCAGGCGAAACCAGATtgtagaagaaaaggaaaaatttgctcaggaatttgttcttccccttgatacgtggggacagctcgtctgatatgtaatttcctatcttcttccccattccaaacatgttctgaaacatgtttAGGTTGCATCCATAATACATCAGCATCGATGGGACCAGACTTAATGTTAACatgtgatgaagatgatgatgaagatgccattgctactacaaaaaaaaaatataatacattatttgtagataatataaattaaattaaactacacacatttataaaaacattattaaatatctaacaataaatttgaaaaaatcaaactcgccaatttttaatatattctatacataaattaaaatacatgtgaacaaaactttaaataaataattttttttctacaattaaaaaaaataatttaataaaatatggactaacaaattatttataatacaaacaaatattgaaatgcaaaaaattatttaaaaatatatatacaaaaattataataatgtacaatctatcatatatttaataacataaattttctaaaacaattaatattaacctacaaactaaaactaacagtgatcatatatatatatatataactaaaatctaaaaactaaaaattattaactcaaacaatattaacttattaattcatttatttaaaactatactatctatatataacatacaaaaatatataagacacaaaaatataacactaataaaacaaatttacgCATCTCTAatattagaattatttatttacgtgTAACAtgcttaatattataaaaactaaaaatttatgtctacctaaaatttataaatatgtatgctaatattaatttatacataatatttCTACCTTATCTAATATTAAGTGTGTGCCTAATATTTCTAAGGCTAATATTAAGTGTGTCGGAACGTTTGGCTGTGGCTtactaaaatatcatatatatactaCAAACTAACCTTCAAATATATACTACAAACTAATAACAGCatacttatttttatacaaactaatcttcaaatatatattacaaatctaaaaatatatactacaaactaaataatatttttatactaactaacctaacctactcttcaaatatctgttactacataaaaattaataacaaataa
Encoded here:
- the LOC106797965 gene encoding serine/threonine-protein phosphatase 7 long form homolog; the protein is MASSSSSSSHVNIKSGPIDADVLWMQPKHVSEHVWNGEEDRKLHIRRAVPTYQGEEQIPEQIFPFLLQSGFAWIIKMGYLKINASLISALIERWRPETHTFHMRCGECTITLQDVSVLLGISVDGLPLIGPTNLDWADLCEELLGVRPQEDEIRGSVVKLSWLAHHFAQINNDDDEEQVRRFARAWILRFIGGVLFVDKSSNKVSLRYLQFLRDFEECGRYAWGAAVLGFLYREMCNATDYKTKSIGGMCILLQMWAWERCPTLAPKRTPSQVENTPLGHRWLRRGNQHIGNDDVRVFRRKLDIMKRHEFVWEPYPSTVISLLPPVCLVGSLAWYAVVPLICFQVIEWHQPDRVLRQFGMQQPIPESPSQPLNIHGITLKGKHDENWGQLFAPMIDQWNNRHAFRVDAYPRQEGLLSFNSDYMVWYRRKTKMFVDPANAKTATLGEVAEALQYMVSPQGRNTCTFDDLVPYVEKITILSEEQERVTEPVSHGPASERQFPAQQFHMLQSSIETQGIDRRRDIVEAEEYSQQMAERGHGMYYTPQTFAEYPTQMYQYPFQGHHTDTSASQQSFGGVAETQAHFSWPTMTPSQQYHGPIPTPNAPLGTQWNVPGPIPNTGDLFGVDLRHAFSAEADEEEAGRHRGRRNPDRQARRWDRPCGTSSRHHGHQNE